Proteins co-encoded in one Gracilimonas sp. genomic window:
- the raiA gene encoding ribosome-associated translation inhibitor RaiA yields MKTTFTARHFEASADLQQYCRDSVEKLEQFYDRIVMCDIILQPTPSDENPQQAEIIVKVPRKVLTAKESAGSYEQAVHNAVETVSRQLKKYKEKMHAVN; encoded by the coding sequence ATGAAAACTACATTCACAGCACGCCATTTTGAAGCCAGCGCTGACCTTCAACAATACTGCAGAGACAGTGTGGAGAAACTGGAACAGTTTTATGACCGGATTGTAATGTGCGATATTATTTTGCAACCTACTCCCTCCGACGAGAATCCACAGCAGGCTGAAATTATTGTAAAAGTACCCCGTAAAGTTTTAACGGCGAAAGAATCGGCCGGCTCCTACGAACAGGCTGTGCATAATGCGGTAGAAACCGTAAGCCGACAGCTGAAGAAGTACAAGGAAAAAATGCATGCTGTCAACTAA
- the xerC gene encoding tyrosine recombinase XerC — MKALIEKYLKYLSVERNASEHTITSYQNDLSSFLEFTAHVNEQTNEQVDISSITRLNIRLWLGDLSEKGLAKTSIARKVAALRSFFKYCFKRGHIDKNPAHLLVVPKKEQTLPKTATVEDISRMMDNVNTDTISGLQDRAILELFYGTGMRLSELTGLNITDIDLKQRQVTVHGKGNKQRIIPLGNTVASILKQFIKRRPELYGERTDSDAKKALFLAASGQRIYDRAVQSMVENYLKQTSEVTQKSPHVLRHSFATHMLDNGADIRIIKEFLGHANLAATQVYTHTSMERLKNVYEQAHPRAKT; from the coding sequence ATGAAAGCATTGATCGAGAAATATCTGAAATACCTGAGTGTAGAACGAAATGCTTCGGAACATACCATTACCTCTTATCAAAATGATCTGAGTTCTTTTCTCGAATTCACAGCTCATGTAAATGAACAGACGAATGAACAGGTTGATATTTCATCGATCACCCGCTTAAACATCCGGTTATGGTTGGGAGATCTTTCCGAAAAGGGATTGGCAAAAACATCCATTGCCCGCAAGGTTGCCGCACTCCGATCTTTTTTTAAATACTGCTTTAAGCGGGGACACATTGATAAAAATCCCGCCCACCTGCTGGTTGTACCCAAGAAAGAACAAACACTGCCCAAAACAGCTACTGTTGAAGACATCTCCCGCATGATGGACAATGTGAATACCGACACCATAAGCGGACTGCAGGACAGAGCGATCCTCGAGCTTTTTTATGGAACCGGAATGCGGCTGAGTGAATTGACCGGACTGAACATTACAGACATCGACTTAAAGCAACGGCAAGTTACCGTTCACGGTAAGGGCAATAAACAACGGATTATTCCATTGGGTAACACAGTGGCTTCCATCCTAAAACAATTCATTAAACGAAGACCGGAATTATACGGAGAACGCACCGATAGCGACGCAAAAAAAGCACTGTTCCTTGCCGCAAGCGGTCAGCGGATTTATGACCGGGCTGTTCAGTCGATGGTTGAAAATTATTTAAAACAGACCAGTGAGGTCACTCAGAAAAGTCCACACGTTTTAAGGCATAGTTTTGCAACTCACATGCTCGACAACGGAGCGGATATAAGAATCATCAAAGAGTTTTTAGGGCATGCCAACTTAGCGGCAACGCAGGTTTACACGCACACAAGCATGGAAAGGCTTAAGAATGTGTATGAGCAAGCCCACCCAAGAGCAAAAACGTAA